One Fusarium poae strain DAOMC 252244 chromosome 4, whole genome shotgun sequence DNA window includes the following coding sequences:
- a CDS encoding hypothetical protein (BUSCO:42045at5125), whose product MTAPIQTPVPISITICGDGGCGKSSITLRLVRSQWTSDYDPTIEDSYSVTRRIDGVTYHLALTDTAGQEEYRGMWASSNLGADAFLLVYDITSKDSLDALQHFNELIDMEAETRLDNADRARRAGLKSGHDTRSRTIPPVKLVAGNKCDLQESRQVPAAQGLEWARKRGCGFMETSARLEVNIEETFALVVRRVVEARRLANTGNDSARSNARGMTKPLTPLPTDSENEKRAVGVRGPTLQDDHLGGKKEGGFWKSLRCW is encoded by the coding sequence ATGACGGCTCCGATACAAACACCTGTCCCTATATCCATCACCATCTGCGGCGACGGCGGGTGTGGTAAATCCTCCATTACATTGCGACTCGTCCGCTCTCAATGGACATCAGACTATGACCCAACTATTGAGGACTCATACAGTGTGACGCGCCGCATAGATGGAGTTACTTACCACCTCGCCCTTACCGACACGGCTGGCCAGGAGGAGTACCGAGGCATGTGGGCGTCGTCCAACCTTGGTGCTGACGCTTTCCTGCTCGTCTACGACATCACTTCCAAAGACTCACTCGACGCCCTTCAGCACTTCAACGAGCTTATCGATATGGAGGCCGAGACCCGCCTCGACAACGCTGACCGCGCACGCCGCGCAGGTCTAAAATCTGGCCACGACACCCGTTCGCGCACCATCCCTCCAGTTAAGCTTGTCGCCGGCAACAAGTGCGATTTGCAAGAGAGCAGGCAGGTCCCCGCCGCTCAAGGTCTTGAGTGGGCGCGCAAACGTGGCTGCGGTTTCATGGAAACCAGTGCGCGTCTAGAGGTCAACATCGAGGAAACGTTTGCGCTCGTTGTGCGCCGCGTGGTTGAGGCACGACGACTCGCCAACACAGGCAACGACTCAGCACGTTCGAACGCGCGTGGTATGACTAAGCCGTTAACGCCACTGCCAACTGATAGCGAGAATGAGAAGCGTGCTGTGGGAGTACGAGGGCCGACCTTGCAGGATGATCATCTTGGAGGGAAAAAGGAAGGTGGCTTCTGGAAGAGTCTGCGGTGTTGGTAA